One Pyrus communis chromosome 4, drPyrComm1.1, whole genome shotgun sequence genomic region harbors:
- the LOC137732455 gene encoding glycine-rich cell wall structural protein-like gives MGKFSKFVGLFAVTFVMVLAIAECRKIEKETFSEGLGGGLGAGAGAGGGFGGGVGGGGGAGGGAGGGLGGGAGGGVGGGGGAGGGAGGGLGGGAGGGFGGGKGGGVGGGSGGGAGGGVGGGSGGGAGGGFGGGKGGGVGGGSGGGVGGGVGGGRGGGVGGGVGGGVGGGAGGGVGGGAGGGVGGGVGGGGGAGGGIGGGAGGGVGGGGGAGGGAGGGFGGGKGGGVGGGVGGGAGGGIGGGV, from the coding sequence ATGGGGAAGTTTTCTAAGTTTGTTGGGTTGTTTGCTGTGACGTTTGTAATGGTGCTAGCAATAGCTGAGTGTCGTAAGATTGAGAAAGAAACATTTTCTGAAGGCCTAGGAGGTGGTTTAGGTGCTGGTGCTGGTGCTGGTGGGGGATTTGGTGGTGGTGTAGGAGGTGGAGGCGGTGCAGGTGGCGGTGCTGGTGGTGGCTTGGGAGGTGGTGCTGGTGGTGGTGTAGGAGGTGGAGGCGGTGCAGGTGGCGGTGCTGGTGGTGGCTTAGGAGGTGGTGCTGGTGGGGGCTTTGGAGGTGGCAAAGGTGGCGGTGTAGGAGGTGGATCCGGGGGTGGTGCCGGAGGTGGAGTTGGCGGTGGAAGTGGAGGTGGTGCTGGTGGGGGATTTGGTGGTGGCAAAGGTGGCGGTGTAGGAGGTGGATCCGGGGGTGGTGTTGGAGGCGGAGTTGGTGGTGGAAGAGGAGGTGGTGTAGGTGGAGGTGTTGGTGGAGGCGTTGGGGGAGGCGCGGGTGGAGGCGTTGGGGGAGGCGCGGGTGGTGGTGTTGGAGGAGGAGTTGGTGGCGGAGGTGGTGCTGGTGGAGGCATTGGGGGTGGTGCAGGTGGTGGTGTTGGCGGTGGAGGTGGTGCCGGTGGAGGTGCTGGTGGAGGCTTTGGGGGTGGCAAAGGTGGCGGTGTTGGAGGAGGAGTTGGTGGCGGTGCTGGTGGAGGGATTGGTGGTGGAGTTTAA